In Gadus macrocephalus chromosome 11, ASM3116895v1, a single genomic region encodes these proteins:
- the tor2a gene encoding prosalusin, with translation MLLVWAVFYLLFFNTVQCVFKELYCTIADTCECDFKPNIRDLEWDLYTNLYGQHLAQDIVSEEVKNFLANNNPDRPLVLSLHGGSGTGKTLLSSMLASHLYTSAMSSSYVHHFIPTLHFPAHERVNMYRAELKAWVEGNLTACARSVFIFDEMERMPSGVLGVLEPFLGPSHVLFQTNYRKALYLFISTTGEEVINRMALEYRQEGRDREEIRASDLQDAIAEAVSKTNSSGFSGSSIIEDGLVTRFVPFLPLCRRHVERCTRQQLCQQGMCGRSDVVEAVGGDMHYTPLQEQYFSISGCKAVPAKINLFL, from the exons ATGTTGCTCGTCTGGGCTGTATTTTATTTACTGTTTTTTAACACAGTTCAATGCGTATTTAAAGAGCTATATTGCACCATAGCAGATACATGTGAATGCGACTTTAAGCCAAATATACGAG ACTTGGAATGGGACCTATACACCAATCTCTACGGACAACATCTAGCTCAGGACATCGTGTCCGAAGAGGTGAAGAACTTTCTGGCCAACAATAATCCCGACCGGCCGCTGGTACTGTCTCTCCACGGGGGTTCCGGTACCGGGAAGACCCTCCTCAGCTCCATGCTGGCCTCCCACCTGTACACTTCTGCGATGAGCAGCAGCTACGTCCACCACTTCATCCCCACCCTCCACTTCCCCGCCCATGAGAGAGTCAATATGTACCGG GCGGAGCTGAAGGCGTGGGTGGAGGGTAACCTGACGGCGTGCGCCCGCTCCGTCTTCATCTTTGACGAGATGGAGCGGATGCCCTccggggtgctgggggtgctggagCCCTTCCTGGGGCCGTCCCACGTGCTGTTCCAGACCAACTACCGCAAAGCGCTCTATCTCTTCATCAG tacgacgggggaggaggtgatCAACAGGATGGCTTTGGAATACAGACAGGAGGGCAGGGACCGAGAGGAGATCCGGGCTTCGGACCTCCAGGACGCCATCGCCGAGGCCGTCTCCAAAACCAACTCTA gtggatTCTCCGGGTCAAGTATCATCGAGGACGGTCTGGTGACTCGCTTCGTCCCCTTCCTGCCGCTGTGTCGACGCCACGTGGAACGCTGCACCCGCCAACAGCTGTGCCAGCAGGGGATGTGTGGGCGCAGTGACGTGGTGGAGGCAGTAGGGGGCGACATGCACTACACTCCATTGCAGGAACAGTACTTCTCCATCAGCGGGTGCAAGGCTGTCCCTGCCAAAATAAACCTCTTCCTGTGA
- the LOC132467575 gene encoding coiled-coil domain-containing protein 106-like, translating to MLMAQLLIILFYLHLAFMIRAFLILYPIIPDTAGTVAPTAFLHIRKMQLKLREAKKKLHTVTEKISDLTKERDSLRQQVGQNTDDGGTIDTSSSANSSPGASSLSSSSSPSNSSSSSSSSSSSSTDSSDSDNKKRRNKKKKHHHQSHKKRDKRKKKEKKKRQHGKQRARHPEEVIKRYRKVLKAYKKGRKLSVAYRKVGVDRNTVVANALICELAVVAPKKYKELLVTYTPQQRLQDFAKKCLEVLINDPNLLRDVEHQKKKGKLIPLSKKA from the exons atgctcATGGCTCAGCtgctcattattttattttaccttcacCTTGCTTTTATGATTAGAGCTTTTTTAATTCTCTACCCTATCATTCCAGATACTGCGGGAACTGTAGCTCCAACAGCATTTTTACATATCAGGAAGATGCAGCTTAAGCTCCGTGAGGCCAAGAAGAAGCTGCACACAGTCACAGAAAAAATCAGTGACCTGACTAAGGAGAGAGACTCCCTCCGCCAACAAGTTGGTCAAA ATACAGATGACGGTGGGACAATTGACACATCTTCCTCAGCAAACTCGTCTCCTGGTgcatcttctctctcttcatcctccaGTCCATCCaactcctcttcatcctcttcatccagcTCCTCATCCTCAACTGATTCTTCAGATTCAGACAATAAGAAAAGACGCAACAAGAAAaagaagcaccaccaccagagtCACAAGAAAAGAgacaagaggaagaaaaaagagaagaaaaaaaggcaACATGGCAAGCAGAGAG CACGTCATCCTGAGGAGGTCATCAAGAGATACAGGAAAGTCCTTAAAGCGTacaagaaaggaagaaagcTGAGTGTGGCATATCGAAAGGTCGGTGTCGACCGAAACACTGTCGTCGCCAATGCCCTGATCTGTGAGCTGGCTGTTGTGGCCCCCAAGAAATACAAGGAGTTGCTGGTTACTTATACACCACAGCAACGACTGCAGGACTTTGCAAAAAAATGTCTGGAAGTGTTGATTAATGATCCAAACCTTTTGAGGGATGTTGAGCATcaaaagaaaaagggaaaacTGATTCCACTGTCTAAGAAAGCTTAG